One Grus americana isolate bGruAme1 chromosome Z, bGruAme1.mat, whole genome shotgun sequence DNA window includes the following coding sequences:
- the ATOSB gene encoding atos homolog protein B, protein MRHIHTETSLPPEHSRDPSLSQSSGEAPLEPSSQHCTHHSILMGYNETEIKRQKVYQVSIFSHLSNSSESTEQRAGSRLAVKRGYPEQRAPERGRDPKRTHWGGRGVDSKRDGGPGPAPLDDDDTFEDGLLVEELSLCGSAQHFSHSGLRVVEHRCEGSPSHSPKASREDKSQDVVVSSSSWPQHIACSTLHMRGGCLVSSGDQPTDYGENGEQASGHNLLHLDLHNIAQTAHLDSDGKREKPGSSPAHSSRASREEEWPAVANGCKEPPALQTALSPEPSNLTSLEKTPCGTSQLSSSCPAKRKLLPAGEVVTDSCSEDESLSPPARKKRVLLCHPVPTACRSTDAKGAPFWNHLLPTAKSSADCTAVGRRLKSGLRLKSRHLRSSLRRGTRSSAVPWATTTTVSHSLLGNFEESILKGRFAPSGRIEGFTAEIGASGSYCPQHATLPVDVTYFDISEHSAPSPFLGVIDLEALGKKGYSVPKAGTIQVTLFNPNKTVVKMFLVTYDFQDMPANHMTFLRHRIFLVPVGEKEGATMATSNPLGTGPPRRVLCYLMHLRFHSSKSGKIYLHDDIRLLFSRKSIEVDSGIPYELKSFTEMPRNPCYSPRA, encoded by the exons ATGCGGCACATCCACACGGAAACGTCCCTGCCCCCAGAACACAGCAGGGaccccagcctgtcccagtCCAGTGGAGAGGCACCCTTGGAGCCTTCTTCACAGCACTGCACGCACCACAGCATCCTCATGGGCTACAATGAGACAGAGATCAAGCGCCAGAAGGTTTACCAGGTCTCCATCTTCTCCCATCTCTCCAACTCCTCTGAGAGCACAGAGCAGCGGGCAGGCAGCCGGCTGGCTGTCAAGAGAGGTTACCCTGAGCAGCGAGCTCCGGAGAGGGGACGAGATCCCAAACGAACTCactggggtggcaggggggtggaTAGCAAGCGTGACGGGGGCCCTGGGCCGGCTCCCCTCGATGATGATGACACCTTCGAGGATGGTCTGCTGGTGGAGGAGCTATCCCTGTGTGGCTCTGCCCAGCACTTCTCCCACAGCGGGCTGCGAGTGGTGGAGCACCGGTGTGAGGGCAGCCCTAGCCACAGCCCCAAGGCCAGCAGAGAGGACAAGTCACAGGATGTCGtcgtctcctcctcctcctggccccAGCACATTGCTTGCAGTACTTTGCACATGAGAGGCGGTTGCCTTGTCTCATCGGGGGATCAGCCTACAGACTACGGGGAGAATGGGGAGCAGGCAAGTGGCCACAACTTACTTCACCTTGATTTGCACAATATTGCACAAACAGCCCATTTGGACTCTgatgggaagagagagaagccAGGAAGCAGCCCAGCTCACAGCAGCAGGGCTAGCAGAGAAGAGGAATGGCCAGCGGTGGCCAACGGGTGCAAGgagcccccagctctgcagacagcacTCAGCCCTGAGCCCAGCAACCTGACCTCCCTGGAGAAGACGCCCTGCGGGAccagccagctcagcagcagctgtccGGCCAAAAGGAAGCTGCTGCCCGCTGGCGAGGTTGTCACCGACTCCTGCTCTGAGGACGAGAGCCTGTCCCCGCCGGCAAGGAAGAAGAGGGTCCTGCTATGCCATCCGGTGCCCACGGCCTGCCGCAGCACTGATGCCAAGGGGGCCCCATTCTGGAATCATCTGCTTCCCACGGCCAAG AGCTCTGCGGATTGCACTGCGGTCGGGAGGAGGCTGAAGAGCGGACTGCGCCTCAAATC GCGACATCTTCGGAGCAGCCTGCGGAGGGGTACCAGGTCctctgcagtgccctgggccaccaccaccactgtcAGCCATTCTCTACTGGGCAACTTTGAG GAGTCCATCCTGAAAGGGCGCTTTGCACCGTCAGGGAGGATCGAGGGATTCACAGCAGAGATCGGTGCCAGTGGCTCCTACTGCCCCCAGCACGCCACTCTGCCCGTTGACGTCACCTACTTTGACATCTCTGAACACAGCGCGCCCTCGCCTTTCCTG GGAGTGATTGACTTGGAGGCCTTGGGAAAGAAGGGTTACAGTGTCCCCAAAGCTGGAACCATCCAAGTG acCTTATTTAACCCCAACAAGACTGTGGTGAAGATGTTCTTGGTGACGTACGACTTCCAGGACATGCCAGCCAACCACATGACCTTCTTACGCCATCGCATCTTCCTGGTGCCCgtgggggagaaggaaggggccACCATGGCCACCAGCAATCCACTGGGCACCGGCCCACCCCGCAGGGTCCTCTGCTACCTGATGCACCTAAG GTTTCACAGCTCCAAGTCAGGGAAGATCTACCTTCATGACGACATCCGGCTGCTTTTCTCTCGCAAGTCGATCGAGGTTGACTCGGGAATCCCCTACGAACTGAAATCTTTCACGGAGATGCCGAGGAACCCATGCTACTCACCCCGGGCCTGA